A genomic window from Flavobacterium johnsoniae includes:
- a CDS encoding SusD/RagB family nutrient-binding outer membrane lipoprotein, which translates to MVNATNEEHWFWNELYILINNQMKNIKIAITALVTLFLFQSCSEDKMDEINKNVNNPTDMASRLIITDVMVNCAFSVTGSDASFYAGIYSELNAGNHNQMYNAQVRRAEPQLSSTYNNGWNNSYEQIKTLNIIIDKCTTGEEKGNFQTLGIAQILLAYNLAVLTDLFGDVPYEEAVKPGVIFQPKVDKQEAIYLDIFAKLNQGIANLKKTTTYSSLGNQDLIYGGNSAKWIKAANGLLARYTMRLSLRKADYQGVINYVNASFANADDELKFVNDGVPNPYARFQLDRGAICVAKSFYNTMIANGPADVRTDAFFSKIKGVVVPFDNSKEDLEGQGIYSISALMSEKNPIYLLSYHELLFLKAEAEARLGLPQAQTTMNAAIKASYTKKQVVTFTAAQADAYIASIGTLTGDALLKKVMIEKHISFYENEGIESYNDIRRLQAMGNGNFIPMVNAKPELFPLRFAYGQSDVASNSYIKDLYGDGSYVYKENVWWAGGTR; encoded by the coding sequence ATGGTCAATGCCACAAACGAAGAGCATTGGTTTTGGAATGAACTTTACATTTTAATTAACAATCAAATGAAAAATATAAAAATAGCAATAACAGCTTTAGTAACTTTATTTTTATTTCAGTCCTGTTCAGAAGATAAGATGGATGAGATAAACAAGAATGTCAATAATCCAACAGATATGGCAAGTCGTTTAATTATTACCGATGTAATGGTTAATTGTGCTTTTTCTGTGACTGGTTCTGATGCCTCTTTTTATGCTGGAATATATTCTGAATTAAATGCAGGAAATCATAACCAAATGTATAATGCACAGGTTAGACGTGCTGAACCTCAATTATCTTCTACTTATAATAATGGATGGAATAATAGTTATGAACAAATAAAAACACTAAACATTATTATTGATAAGTGTACAACAGGAGAAGAAAAAGGAAACTTTCAGACATTAGGAATAGCTCAGATATTACTTGCTTATAATTTAGCCGTTCTGACAGATTTATTCGGCGATGTTCCTTACGAAGAAGCTGTAAAACCAGGAGTAATTTTTCAACCTAAGGTTGACAAACAAGAAGCAATTTATCTAGATATATTTGCTAAATTAAATCAAGGTATTGCTAACTTAAAAAAAACAACTACTTATTCAAGTTTAGGAAATCAGGACTTAATTTATGGGGGAAATTCTGCGAAATGGATAAAAGCAGCAAATGGTTTATTAGCTAGATATACTATGAGGCTTTCTCTTAGAAAAGCTGACTATCAAGGTGTAATTAATTACGTTAATGCTTCTTTTGCTAATGCAGATGATGAATTGAAATTTGTAAATGACGGGGTGCCAAATCCTTATGCCAGATTTCAGTTAGACAGGGGAGCTATATGTGTGGCTAAAAGTTTCTATAATACCATGATTGCTAATGGACCAGCTGATGTGCGAACTGATGCGTTTTTTTCCAAAATAAAAGGTGTAGTTGTTCCTTTTGACAACTCAAAAGAAGATTTAGAAGGACAAGGTATTTATTCTATCTCGGCTCTAATGAGTGAGAAAAATCCAATTTATTTATTAAGTTACCATGAATTATTATTCTTGAAAGCTGAAGCTGAAGCTAGGTTAGGTTTGCCTCAAGCGCAAACTACCATGAATGCTGCGATAAAAGCATCTTACACAAAAAAACAAGTAGTAACATTTACCGCGGCTCAAGCGGATGCTTACATAGCTTCTATTGGAACGCTGACAGGTGATGCATTATTGAAAAAGGTTATGATTGAAAAACATATTTCTTTCTACGAAAATGAAGGTATTGAATCTTATAATGATATTAGACGTTTGCAAGCAATGGGGAATGGAAATTTTATTCCAATGGTAAATGCGAAACCTGAATTATTTCCTCTAAGATTTGCTTACGGTCAATCAGATGTTGCTTCGAATTCATATATAAAAGATCTGTATGGAGACGGATCATATGTATATAAAGAAAATGTTTGGTGGGCAGGAGGTACTAGGTAA
- a CDS encoding SusC/RagA family TonB-linked outer membrane protein, producing the protein MKKKIKGFAILVFLFTVQIFFAQEKTISGIVSDGSGPIPGANVVVKGTSNGVQTDFDGKYKIKAKTGDVLVISYVGMKDQTITVGNASAVNVKMQEGGEQLEEVVVVTALGVKKSARAIGYATQEVKAADITRGNNNSLSGALQGKLAGVQITPSSGAPGASSQIVIRGARSFTGNNSPLYVIDGMPVASQPDFSTGNGVTGSDIANRAVDIDPNEIESINVLKGQAASALYGLRASNGVIVITTKSGKNSGQNGKPIITFNTSTSFETISKKPSTQNEYAQGSNGVFNPNASTNWGPKISELPNDPTYGGNVANALNGGVLKQGKYYVPQRAKAGLDPWVTPRAYNNINDFFNTGITINNSLNISQSTEKTNYSFGIGTSKQDGIIPETGMNRYTAKAVVDTKLNNEWKTGFSFNYIQTKINKSTSANDGAIVGVFAAPRSYDLKGIGYANPANSYDQIYYRPSVFNNPYWAANNNEFSEKTNRAFGNTYIQYSPIISSDGNQKLTVKYQVGVDSWTTNYRNIFEFGNKLDLSGQSSSAHLFGTTNDVINSLFTLNYNLNITKDINLNVLVGNEYNHQNTKEYDEVGTAFNFGGWPTIANARTITAEEYRRQIRTVGFFSNIELSFKNMLFLSGTIRKDIASNMPRGNRDFIYPSASLGFVVTELEGLKENSFLSYAKLRGSIAQVGQAGNYIGNYYTTPSYGGGFWSGQPIQYPLGGISSYISNNVQYDPNLKPQNTKSYEVGADLKFFNNRVGIEYTFSKQNSTDQIFSVPLAGSTGASSLVTNGGKMRNEVHELTLMLNPVRTKDFNWILNANFSKIDSYVEALANGVDNIFLGGFTTPQLRASVGDRFPVIYGTGYARDAQNKILVNSQGLPVADGELKVLGEVAPKFTLGGSTQFAYKRISLGAVVDWKNGGKIYSGSNNLMSYYGVDARTADRTSEFVFPGVKQDGTPNDIVRGGASDPNAQQQLQAALNGIAESAVFDASFVKLREVTLGYQFPKLLKNSLDLRASVFARNILLWSKMPNLDPEATQGNNNFSGGFEQWSMPQTKSIGFGMNFTF; encoded by the coding sequence ATGAAAAAGAAAATTAAAGGGTTTGCAATTCTTGTATTCTTGTTTACTGTTCAAATATTTTTTGCACAGGAAAAAACAATTTCTGGAATTGTATCAGATGGAAGCGGACCAATTCCAGGTGCGAATGTTGTGGTAAAAGGAACTAGTAATGGAGTGCAAACCGATTTTGATGGAAAGTATAAGATTAAAGCAAAAACAGGAGATGTTTTAGTTATTTCTTATGTGGGTATGAAAGACCAAACCATTACAGTTGGAAATGCATCTGCTGTAAATGTTAAAATGCAAGAAGGTGGAGAACAATTGGAAGAAGTTGTAGTTGTTACAGCATTAGGAGTTAAGAAAAGTGCTCGTGCTATTGGATATGCTACTCAAGAAGTAAAAGCTGCTGACATTACAAGAGGAAATAATAATAGTCTTTCTGGTGCTTTGCAGGGTAAATTGGCAGGAGTTCAAATTACTCCTTCGAGTGGAGCTCCAGGTGCCTCTTCACAAATAGTAATTCGTGGCGCTCGATCTTTTACAGGAAATAATAGTCCTTTGTATGTGATTGATGGTATGCCTGTAGCCTCTCAACCAGATTTTAGTACTGGTAATGGAGTTACAGGATCTGATATTGCTAATAGAGCTGTAGATATTGATCCAAACGAAATCGAGTCAATAAATGTTTTAAAGGGGCAAGCTGCATCTGCATTATATGGATTGAGAGCTTCAAACGGAGTAATTGTGATTACTACAAAAAGCGGAAAAAATTCTGGTCAGAACGGAAAGCCTATTATTACTTTTAATACTTCTACAAGTTTTGAAACAATTTCGAAGAAGCCAAGTACTCAAAATGAATATGCTCAAGGTTCAAATGGCGTATTTAATCCAAATGCTTCAACAAACTGGGGACCAAAAATTTCAGAATTACCTAATGATCCTACTTATGGTGGAAATGTAGCTAATGCGTTGAATGGAGGAGTATTAAAACAAGGTAAATATTATGTGCCCCAAAGAGCAAAAGCTGGCTTAGATCCGTGGGTTACACCTAGAGCCTATAATAATATTAACGATTTTTTTAATACTGGAATTACGATCAATAACTCGTTAAATATTTCTCAATCGACAGAAAAAACTAACTATTCATTTGGTATAGGTACATCAAAACAAGATGGAATTATCCCTGAAACGGGTATGAATAGATATACTGCTAAAGCCGTAGTAGATACAAAGTTAAATAATGAGTGGAAAACAGGTTTTTCATTTAATTATATTCAAACTAAAATAAATAAAAGTACTTCCGCTAATGATGGTGCTATAGTTGGTGTTTTTGCTGCTCCAAGAAGTTACGATTTAAAAGGAATTGGTTACGCTAATCCAGCAAATTCATACGATCAAATTTACTATAGACCAAGTGTTTTTAATAACCCTTACTGGGCTGCCAACAACAACGAATTTAGTGAAAAAACAAATCGTGCTTTTGGGAATACATATATTCAATATTCTCCAATTATAAGTTCAGATGGGAATCAAAAATTAACAGTTAAATATCAGGTAGGTGTAGATTCGTGGACTACCAATTACAGAAATATTTTTGAGTTTGGAAATAAACTTGATTTATCTGGACAAAGCAGTAGTGCACATCTTTTTGGTACAACAAACGATGTAATTAACTCTTTGTTTACTTTAAATTACAATTTAAATATAACAAAGGATATTAATTTAAATGTTTTAGTTGGAAATGAATATAATCACCAAAACACTAAAGAATACGATGAAGTGGGAACCGCTTTTAACTTTGGTGGCTGGCCAACAATTGCGAATGCGAGAACTATAACTGCTGAAGAATATAGAAGACAAATACGTACAGTTGGTTTTTTTAGTAATATTGAATTATCCTTCAAGAATATGCTTTTCTTAAGTGGTACAATTCGTAAAGATATTGCATCTAATATGCCTAGAGGAAATAGAGATTTTATTTATCCATCAGCTTCTTTAGGTTTTGTTGTAACAGAATTAGAAGGCTTAAAAGAAAATTCATTTCTTTCGTATGCAAAACTTAGAGGGTCAATTGCTCAAGTTGGGCAAGCAGGAAATTATATAGGAAATTATTACACTACTCCATCTTATGGCGGTGGATTTTGGTCAGGACAACCAATACAATATCCTTTGGGAGGTATTAGTTCGTATATTTCTAACAATGTACAATACGATCCAAATTTGAAACCGCAAAATACGAAATCTTACGAAGTCGGAGCAGATTTAAAATTTTTCAATAACAGAGTTGGAATTGAATACACTTTTTCTAAACAAAATTCAACAGATCAAATTTTTAGCGTTCCATTAGCTGGTTCAACAGGAGCTAGTTCACTTGTAACAAATGGAGGAAAAATGCGTAATGAGGTACACGAATTAACTTTAATGTTAAATCCAGTACGTACAAAAGATTTTAATTGGATTTTAAATGCAAACTTCTCGAAAATTGACTCTTACGTCGAAGCATTAGCAAATGGTGTAGATAACATTTTTTTAGGTGGATTTACAACTCCGCAACTTAGGGCTAGTGTGGGTGATCGCTTTCCTGTTATTTATGGTACAGGTTATGCTAGAGATGCTCAAAATAAAATTCTAGTAAATTCTCAAGGACTTCCTGTGGCTGATGGTGAATTAAAAGTATTGGGAGAAGTTGCGCCAAAATTTACTTTGGGAGGTTCTACTCAATTTGCATATAAAAGAATTTCATTGGGAGCTGTTGTTGATTGGAAAAATGGTGGAAAGATTTATAGCGGATCGAATAACTTAATGAGTTACTATGGCGTAGATGCAAGAACAGCTGATCGAACTTCTGAATTTGTATTTCCAGGTGTTAAACAAGACGGAACTCCAAATGATATTGTTAGAGGAGGTGCTTCAGATCCAAATGCACAACAACAATTGCAAGCAGCATTAAATGGCATTGCAGAATCTGCAGTTTTTGATGCAAGTTTTGTAAAATTAAGAGAAGTTACTCTGGGATATCAATTTCCTAAATTATTAAAAAACTCTCTTGATCTTAGAGCTTCTGTTTTTGCAAGAAACATTTTATTGTGGTCTAAAATGCCTAACCTTGATCCAGAAGCTACACAGGGTAATAATAACTTCTCAGGAGGATTTGAACAATGGTCAATGCCACAAACGAAGAGCATTGGTTTTGGAATGAACTTTACATTTTAA
- the argS gene encoding arginine--tRNA ligase, translating to MSLSQILTPSIQKAIQALFDVTVDKIEFQTTRKEFEGDITMVIFPLLKVIKSNPAELGNKIGNYLVENVSEVARFNVVSGFLNIVISDSYYVNFFNGIRDNKKFGYVTPNPDEKAVMVEYSSPNTNKPLHLGHVRNNLLGYSVAEILKASGKKVYKTQIINDRGIHICKSMLAWEKFGNGETPETSGLKGDKLVGKYYVEFDKAYKNEINSLIETGKTEEEAKKQAPIIIEAQDMLKKWEAGDEKVIELWKKMNEWVYEGFATTYTNLGVNFDKYYYESNTYLLGKDVVQVGLDKGVFEKDPDGSVWIDLTDEGLDRKIVLRSDGTAVYMTQDIGTAIQRVKDMPDVGGMVYTVGNEQDYHFKVLFLILKKLGFDWASSLYHLSYGMVDLPSGKMKSREGTVVDADDLMQDMTDTAKQISEDLGKLDYYSDEEKAKLYKTIGLGALKYYILKVDPKKRILFNPAESVDFAGNTGPFIQYTYARIQSIIRKADFDFSNKIEIGELHEKEKELVKQIELFPEIIQNAAQNHSPALIANYTYDLVKEYNSFYQSVHILGEIDLTKKIFRVQLSQKVAEVINSAFQLLGIEVPERM from the coding sequence ATGTCATTATCACAAATTCTTACACCTTCTATACAAAAAGCAATACAAGCATTATTTGATGTTACTGTTGATAAAATTGAGTTTCAAACTACCAGAAAAGAGTTTGAAGGCGATATTACAATGGTTATTTTTCCATTGTTGAAAGTAATTAAAAGTAATCCAGCTGAATTAGGAAATAAAATTGGAAATTATCTAGTTGAAAATGTTTCTGAAGTTGCACGCTTTAATGTAGTTTCAGGATTCTTGAATATTGTAATTTCTGATAGTTATTATGTGAATTTCTTTAATGGAATTAGAGATAACAAGAAATTTGGATATGTAACTCCAAATCCAGACGAAAAAGCGGTAATGGTAGAATATTCTTCTCCAAATACCAATAAACCTCTGCATTTAGGCCACGTTCGTAACAATTTGTTAGGATATTCTGTTGCTGAAATTTTAAAAGCGTCTGGAAAAAAAGTATACAAAACTCAAATTATCAACGATCGAGGAATTCATATCTGTAAATCGATGTTGGCTTGGGAAAAATTCGGAAACGGAGAAACTCCAGAAACTTCAGGTTTAAAAGGTGATAAACTGGTTGGGAAATATTATGTTGAGTTTGATAAAGCTTACAAAAATGAAATTAACAGCTTAATCGAAACTGGTAAAACTGAAGAAGAAGCTAAAAAACAAGCGCCAATTATTATTGAAGCGCAAGATATGCTGAAGAAATGGGAAGCAGGTGACGAAAAAGTAATTGAGCTTTGGAAAAAAATGAACGAATGGGTTTATGAAGGTTTTGCAACAACTTACACAAATCTTGGAGTTAATTTTGATAAATATTACTACGAAAGCAACACTTATTTATTAGGAAAAGATGTTGTTCAGGTAGGTTTAGATAAAGGTGTTTTTGAAAAAGATCCAGATGGTTCTGTTTGGATTGATTTGACTGACGAAGGTTTGGATCGTAAAATCGTATTGCGTTCTGACGGAACTGCGGTTTATATGACCCAAGATATCGGAACCGCAATTCAGCGTGTAAAAGACATGCCAGATGTTGGGGGAATGGTTTACACAGTTGGAAATGAACAAGATTATCATTTTAAAGTATTATTCTTAATCTTAAAAAAATTAGGTTTTGATTGGGCTTCAAGTTTATATCATTTATCATACGGAATGGTTGATTTACCTTCTGGAAAAATGAAAAGCCGTGAAGGAACTGTCGTAGATGCAGATGATTTGATGCAAGATATGACAGATACAGCAAAACAAATCTCAGAAGATTTAGGAAAGCTAGATTACTATTCTGATGAAGAAAAAGCAAAATTGTATAAAACAATTGGTCTTGGAGCTTTAAAATATTACATTTTAAAAGTAGATCCTAAAAAACGTATTTTGTTTAATCCAGCAGAATCTGTTGATTTTGCAGGAAATACAGGTCCGTTTATTCAATATACATACGCGAGAATTCAATCAATTATCCGTAAAGCTGATTTTGATTTTTCTAACAAAATCGAAATCGGAGAATTGCATGAAAAAGAAAAAGAATTGGTAAAACAAATCGAACTTTTTCCAGAAATAATTCAGAATGCGGCACAAAATCATAGTCCAGCGTTAATTGCTAATTATACTTATGATTTAGTAAAAGAATATAATTCATTCTATCAGTCTGTTCATATTCTTGGAGAAATTGATTTGACTAAAAAAATATTCAGAGTACAGCTTTCTCAAAAAGTTGCTGAGGTAATCAACTCAGCATTCCAATTATTAGGGATTGAGGTTCCTGAGAGAATGTAA
- a CDS encoding TonB-dependent receptor domain-containing protein, giving the protein MKLKIFLFALLGVIATAQAQNTGNVSGKITEKSNGMPVSYATVSLKENGKVVSGVNTDDNGEFSFKNIALKSYTIEIQYIGFRKYVGSVLLSENKKSATVNVSLEEEATQLKGVNIIAERSTIEQKIDRKVVTVGKDLTTAGASASDIMNNIPSVNVDQDGKLSLRGNDNVRVLIDGRPSNIDPAQLLKQIPSTSIKKIELITNPSAKYNPEGMSGIINIILHKNANTGFNGTYSGGITFGETAKYNQSLDLNYKTGKVNFFGNVGQNFGTYYNDGFIKRFDQDIVQRIDVMNDNDSYLYKIGMDFLIDDHNTLSIYTNQNKSNGKGFVDTDIDYNNVTNSDISNIFQKSRYWGPDQVGTYNLAYKHIFKKEGHTLDFEGNYSDNKESQHASFDTETTKTDNTSSDILYNDFLKGTRKLTTLNVDYVNPLNEKTTLEAGAEARITRTGNDYTTGNPLLPVADRTSHYTYDTDIYSAYVTFGQKFKKISYQLGARFESYKVQANLNYGQTMFDDDYITLYPSAYLTYNITEKNTLQFSYSRRVDRPSLEQTKPIREFATPLVTSLGNPELRPQFTNSVEVNYTKTLEKGSFSAGVFVRSINDQISRILYPDPADPSKEKQIMSFTNYDHNTAYGFEASFNYKITKWWDIQPSIDFSSINQQGIVFQYNAADNSSNPIERKITVAAFNGRMNSNFKANKRLSFLLFGFYRGAVDGLQNNSHEMYKMDIGSRYTLLDNKMNISVRFNDVFKTMKYAFDTQYPYPQAGQFTWESQTVYVGLTYNFGGGKIKNLQRKQRDDNTNKDGGGMF; this is encoded by the coding sequence ATGAAATTAAAAATCTTTCTGTTTGCGTTATTGGGGGTAATCGCAACAGCACAAGCCCAGAATACAGGAAATGTATCTGGGAAAATTACAGAGAAATCAAACGGTATGCCTGTTTCTTATGCAACAGTTTCTCTTAAAGAAAATGGAAAAGTAGTATCTGGAGTTAATACAGATGACAATGGAGAATTTTCATTTAAAAATATAGCCTTAAAAAGTTATACTATCGAAATCCAATATATTGGTTTTAGAAAATATGTAGGTTCTGTTCTTTTGAGCGAAAACAAAAAATCTGCAACTGTAAATGTTTCTCTGGAAGAAGAAGCTACACAATTAAAAGGCGTAAACATTATTGCTGAACGTTCTACAATTGAACAAAAAATCGACAGAAAAGTAGTTACGGTTGGTAAAGATTTGACAACTGCTGGAGCTTCTGCATCGGATATTATGAATAATATTCCTTCTGTGAATGTAGATCAGGACGGAAAACTTTCGCTTCGCGGAAATGATAATGTTCGTGTATTAATTGACGGACGTCCATCGAACATTGATCCTGCGCAATTGCTGAAACAAATTCCATCAACTTCTATCAAAAAGATTGAGTTGATTACAAATCCAAGTGCAAAATATAACCCAGAAGGAATGTCTGGAATTATTAATATCATTTTGCATAAAAACGCTAACACTGGTTTTAACGGAACTTACAGCGGAGGAATCACTTTTGGAGAAACTGCAAAATACAATCAGTCTTTAGATTTAAATTATAAAACTGGAAAAGTAAATTTCTTTGGAAATGTGGGACAAAACTTTGGAACGTACTATAACGATGGTTTTATTAAAAGATTTGACCAAGACATTGTTCAAAGAATTGATGTGATGAATGATAATGATTCATATTTATACAAAATCGGAATGGATTTTTTAATTGACGATCATAACACATTATCGATTTATACAAATCAGAATAAATCTAACGGAAAAGGTTTTGTAGATACTGATATCGATTATAATAACGTAACTAATTCTGATATTTCGAACATTTTTCAGAAATCAAGATATTGGGGACCAGATCAAGTTGGGACTTATAATTTGGCATACAAACACATTTTCAAAAAAGAAGGCCACACTTTAGATTTTGAAGGAAATTATAGTGATAATAAAGAATCTCAACATGCTTCTTTTGATACTGAAACAACAAAAACAGACAATACAAGCTCTGATATTTTGTATAATGATTTCTTGAAAGGTACTCGAAAACTAACCACTTTAAATGTTGATTATGTTAATCCGTTAAACGAAAAAACAACTCTTGAAGCTGGTGCCGAAGCAAGAATTACAAGAACAGGAAATGATTACACAACAGGAAATCCGTTGCTTCCGGTTGCAGATAGAACTTCTCATTATACTTATGATACCGATATTTATTCTGCATATGTAACATTTGGTCAGAAATTCAAAAAAATAAGTTATCAGCTTGGAGCGCGTTTTGAAAGCTATAAAGTTCAGGCTAACTTAAATTATGGACAGACTATGTTTGATGATGATTATATCACATTATATCCTTCTGCTTATTTAACTTACAACATTACTGAGAAAAACACTTTACAGTTTAGCTACAGCCGTCGTGTTGACCGTCCGAGTTTAGAACAGACAAAACCTATTCGTGAGTTTGCAACTCCTTTGGTTACATCTTTAGGAAATCCTGAATTAAGACCACAATTCACTAATTCTGTTGAAGTAAATTATACTAAAACATTAGAAAAAGGAAGTTTTTCTGCAGGTGTTTTTGTGAGAAGCATTAACGACCAAATTAGCAGAATTTTATATCCAGATCCAGCAGATCCGAGCAAAGAAAAGCAGATTATGTCTTTTACAAACTACGATCATAATACAGCGTACGGATTTGAAGCTTCTTTCAATTATAAAATTACAAAATGGTGGGATATTCAGCCATCTATTGATTTTTCAAGCATCAACCAGCAAGGTATTGTGTTTCAATACAATGCTGCTGACAATAGCAGTAATCCAATTGAAAGAAAAATTACTGTTGCTGCTTTCAACGGACGTATGAATTCTAATTTTAAAGCCAACAAACGCTTAAGCTTCTTATTATTCGGATTTTACAGAGGTGCAGTTGATGGACTTCAAAACAATAGTCACGAAATGTATAAAATGGATATTGGTTCGCGCTACACTTTGTTAGACAACAAAATGAACATCAGCGTACGTTTTAATGATGTTTTCAAAACTATGAAATATGCTTTTGACACTCAATATCCTTATCCACAAGCTGGACAGTTTACTTGGGAAAGCCAAACAGTTTATGTAGGTTTAACATACAACTTTGGTGGCGGAAAAATCAAAAACTTACAGCGTAAACAAAGAGATGACAATACGAATAAAGACGGAGGCGGAATGTTCTAA
- a CDS encoding copper homeostasis protein CutC has product MKKNQLEIACFNYESALIAQENGADRIELCENMKLGGTTPNSILVLKVRESLNIKMHVIIRPRGGDFVYSDEELTEMKQDIKQFKKLGVDGFVFGILKENGKVNKKQNKELVHLAHPLSCTFHRAFDVVKNPEKSLETIINCGFKTILTSGQGVNVEEGISALERLQELAGDRIEIMPGGGLRSSNIKLLQEKLDLTFYHSSAITNNTEIANPEEIKEIRNFL; this is encoded by the coding sequence ATGAAAAAAAATCAACTAGAAATAGCTTGCTTTAATTATGAATCTGCCTTAATTGCACAGGAAAATGGTGCGGACAGAATTGAATTATGTGAGAACATGAAATTAGGAGGAACAACACCAAATTCTATTTTGGTGCTTAAAGTCCGTGAAAGTCTAAACATTAAAATGCATGTTATTATTAGACCTCGAGGCGGTGATTTTGTTTATTCTGATGAAGAACTTACAGAAATGAAACAAGACATTAAACAATTTAAAAAATTGGGTGTTGATGGTTTTGTTTTCGGAATCTTAAAAGAAAATGGAAAAGTAAATAAAAAGCAAAACAAAGAATTGGTGCATTTAGCGCATCCGTTATCTTGTACTTTTCACCGTGCTTTTGATGTGGTTAAGAATCCTGAAAAATCATTAGAAACCATTATTAATTGTGGTTTCAAAACAATTTTGACTTCTGGTCAAGGCGTAAATGTAGAAGAAGGAATTTCAGCATTAGAAAGACTTCAAGAATTAGCTGGAGACCGAATCGAAATTATGCCTGGCGGCGGTTTAAGATCTTCAAATATAAAATTGCTTCAAGAAAAATTAGATCTGACTTTTTATCATTCGTCAGCAATCACAAATAATACTGAAATTGCGAATCCTGAAGAAATAAAAGAAATTCGTAATTTTTTATAA
- a CDS encoding 3-oxoacyl-ACP synthase III family protein — protein sequence MYHSKIAGLGYYVPSNVVTNDDLSKIMDTNDEWIQERTGIQERRHIIRGEDTTTSMGVKAAKIAIERSGVAKEDIDFVVFATLSPDYYFPGPGVLVQRDLGLRTVGALDVRNQCSGFVYAISVADQYIKTGMYKNILVIGSEVHSTGLDMTTRGRGVSVIFGDGAGAAVLSREEDLTKGILSTHLHSEGEHAEELALQAPGMGARWVTDIIADNDPNDESYYPYMNGQFVFKNAVVRFAEVINEGLEANGLQVSDIDMLIPHQANLRISQFIQNKFKLKDDQVHNNIQKYGNTTAASIPIALTEAWEQGKIKSGDTVVLAAFGSGFTWASSIIKW from the coding sequence ATGTATCATTCAAAAATAGCTGGTTTAGGATATTATGTTCCTTCTAATGTGGTGACTAATGATGATTTGTCTAAGATAATGGATACCAATGACGAATGGATTCAGGAAAGAACAGGAATTCAGGAGAGAAGACACATTATTCGGGGAGAAGACACCACAACTTCGATGGGAGTGAAAGCAGCTAAAATTGCAATCGAGCGTTCTGGTGTTGCCAAAGAAGATATTGATTTTGTAGTTTTTGCTACATTAAGTCCAGATTATTATTTTCCAGGACCTGGAGTTTTGGTTCAGAGAGATTTAGGTCTTAGAACGGTTGGAGCTTTAGATGTTAGAAATCAATGTTCAGGATTTGTTTACGCAATTTCTGTAGCAGATCAATATATTAAAACCGGAATGTATAAAAACATTTTGGTAATTGGTTCAGAAGTTCATTCTACAGGTTTAGACATGACAACTCGCGGGCGCGGTGTTTCTGTAATTTTTGGAGATGGAGCAGGAGCAGCTGTTTTAAGCCGTGAAGAAGATTTAACAAAAGGAATTCTTTCTACTCACTTGCATTCTGAAGGTGAACATGCTGAAGAACTAGCTTTGCAAGCGCCTGGAATGGGAGCTCGTTGGGTTACAGATATTATTGCAGACAACGACCCAAATGACGAAAGTTATTATCCTTATATGAATGGACAATTTGTATTCAAAAATGCGGTTGTTCGTTTTGCAGAAGTAATCAACGAAGGATTGGAAGCAAACGGTCTTCAAGTTTCAGATATTGATATGTTGATTCCGCATCAGGCGAATTTGAGAATTTCACAATTCATTCAAAATAAATTCAAATTAAAAGACGATCAGGTTCATAATAATATTCAGAAATACGGAAATACAACGGCTGCATCTATTCCGATTGCTTTAACTGAAGCTTGGGAGCAAGGAAAAATCAAATCTGGAGATACAGTAGTTTTAGCAGCCTTCGGTAGTGGATTTACTTGGGCAAGTTCTATTATTAAATGGTAA